From a region of the Fischerella sp. JS2 genome:
- the brxL gene encoding BREX system Lon protease-like protein BrxL, whose translation MNSYESVSDNNDFVRHVFGNLSISKIRLPSSRLSDAGIPSFVAEWIIDKIVPGVAAMTLTEMEKINNFIKKAFPRKDDRNEIIFDLTQGEVRKIIALMQVRNKLDNTGKVILEPLAQIPALNLTDCSIATEIVERHKMLLRQGIWGKISLSMLPDGRVEVIDFEPFQCSQVDLQAYAECRAKFNAQQWRDLLFCSMGFNPQHPSYHQEVKTWILARLLPLVEPNYHIMELAPKGTGKSFLFENISSKVTLISGGKITPAQLFVNGRTKEIGLLGRHEVVVLDEVQSLTFDNPDEVIGTLKNYLATGRYNRSGFADIASDCGLVMLANIELDEQLRPRNEDNLVANLPNFFHETALLDRFCGIIPGWEIPKFKREMIATQIGLKMDFFGEVLLSLRRDNRFMFYAQQHSHFDKNVTVRDQNAILKSASGFLKLLYPHLELTLMDYQRDCLEPACRLRQAIRNSLYYLDDEFRQLGKEIYVDVM comes from the coding sequence ATGAATTCCTATGAAAGTGTTAGCGATAACAACGATTTTGTCCGCCATGTTTTCGGCAATTTGAGTATATCTAAAATTAGATTACCATCAAGTAGATTAAGTGATGCTGGTATCCCTAGCTTTGTTGCCGAGTGGATAATAGATAAAATTGTTCCTGGCGTAGCAGCAATGACGCTAACAGAAATGGAAAAAATAAATAACTTTATCAAAAAAGCATTTCCTCGAAAAGATGACCGCAATGAAATCATTTTTGATTTGACGCAGGGAGAGGTGCGAAAAATTATTGCCTTGATGCAGGTACGTAATAAATTAGATAATACTGGTAAAGTAATTCTTGAGCCATTAGCACAAATACCAGCCCTGAATTTAACTGATTGCAGTATTGCTACAGAAATTGTCGAACGTCATAAAATGTTGCTGCGTCAAGGAATTTGGGGAAAAATTAGCCTCTCCATGCTTCCTGACGGCCGAGTCGAAGTCATAGACTTTGAACCCTTTCAGTGTTCTCAAGTTGACTTACAAGCATACGCTGAATGTCGAGCAAAGTTCAATGCCCAACAATGGCGAGATTTGCTATTTTGTTCTATGGGTTTTAACCCCCAACATCCCAGTTATCACCAGGAAGTAAAAACCTGGATACTGGCAAGATTGCTGCCCTTGGTTGAACCTAATTACCACATTATGGAACTAGCACCAAAAGGCACTGGTAAAAGTTTTTTATTTGAAAATATTAGTAGTAAAGTTACTCTAATTAGCGGTGGTAAAATTACCCCTGCCCAACTTTTTGTCAATGGTAGAACTAAAGAAATTGGTTTACTTGGGCGTCATGAAGTTGTCGTTTTAGATGAAGTTCAAAGTCTCACATTTGATAATCCTGATGAAGTCATAGGAACACTCAAAAATTATCTAGCTACTGGTCGGTATAATCGTTCTGGGTTCGCTGATATTGCCAGTGATTGTGGGTTAGTAATGTTAGCAAATATCGAACTAGATGAGCAATTACGACCACGCAACGAAGATAACTTAGTCGCTAATCTGCCCAATTTTTTTCATGAAACTGCATTACTAGATCGTTTTTGTGGCATCATTCCCGGTTGGGAAATACCGAAATTTAAAAGAGAAATGATTGCTACTCAAATTGGTTTAAAAATGGATTTTTTTGGTGAGGTATTATTATCTCTACGCCGAGACAATCGCTTTATGTTCTATGCACAGCAACACAGCCATTTTGATAAAAATGTCACAGTCCGAGATCAGAATGCTATTCTCAAATCCGCATCAGGTTTTCTCAAACTTCTCTACCCACATTTAGAATTAACATTAATGGATTACCAGCGTGATTGTCTAGAACCTGCTTGTAGACTACGCCAAGCCATCCGCAATTCCTTATATTACCTTGATGATGAATTCAGACAGCTTGGTAAAGAAATTTATGTTGATGTGATGTAG